GGAGCGCGCCCACGACGTCGGCGAGCCCGCCTGTCTTCGCGAATGGGACCGCTTCTGATGCGATGTGGACTATTTTCATATCACGGGAGGCCGAGTTCCTTGAGGAACTGGGCCGAGACCTCAGGCGCCGTGGGGTTGATGTAGAATCCGGAGCCGCGTTCGAATCCCGCCACCCGCGTTATTCGCGGAGTTATCTCGATGTGCCAGTGATAATAGGGAAGCGTGGTCATGCTCACCGGCGAGGTGTGGAGCATGAAGTTGTACGGCGGGTAATCCAGCGCCTTGTTGAGCCTGTGGAGCGTCCGCTGGAAGAGGGAGGTGAGGTTCTTGAGCTCGCTCCTCGTGCAATCCTCATAGTGAGATCGGTGGTGTTTCGGCAGGACCCAGGTCTCGAACGGGAATCTGGGCGCGTACGGACACATGGCTATGAAGTCCTCGTTCTCGCTGACGACGCGCGTCTGTTCGTCTATCTCCTGGCTGACGATATCGCAGTATATGCAGCGTTCCTTGTATTCGTAGTAGTTCTTGGAGCCGAGCAACTCCTCCGCCACCGACTTCGGTATGATCGGCAGGGCGATGAGCTGCGAGTGGCTGTGGTCGAGGCTTGCGCCGGCGCCCAGGCCGTGGTTCTTGAATATCAGGATGTAGCGGAAGCGCGTGTCCTTCTTGAGGTCGATGATCCTGTCGCGGTACGCCCAGAGCACGTCCTGGAATCGCTCCTCGGGGAGATCGGCCAGCTGCTCATTGTGCTTTTGCGTCTCGATTATCACCTCGTGCGCGCCGATGCCGTTCATCTTGTCGTATATGCCGTCCGCGCGCCTGCCGAGCTCGCCTTCGATCATGAGCGCGGGGAACTTGTTGGGGACCACCCTGAGCGTCCAGTTCGTCCCCTGGGGGCCGGCGCCTTCAGCCCTGTAGGAGAGGACTTCGTGAGGCGTGTCGGTCTCGTTGCCGGCGTCGAACGGGCAGAAGCTGTTGTCGGCCTCGGGCATCGCGCGCTCCGCGGCGCTGAAGATGTTGATCGGTCTCTTGGCCCTCTCGGTAGATATGATCACCCAGCGGCTGACTATCGGGTCTTTCCTCAGTTCCGGCATATCGTCTCCTTTTCAGACTCCCCACATCCTGCGCTCGTAGGTTTCGTCCGGCACGACGAACTGTATATGCGAATATCGCCTGATCTCCACGCCC
This portion of the bacterium genome encodes:
- the galT gene encoding galactose-1-phosphate uridylyltransferase, whose translation is MPELRKDPIVSRWVIISTERAKRPINIFSAAERAMPEADNSFCPFDAGNETDTPHEVLSYRAEGAGPQGTNWTLRVVPNKFPALMIEGELGRRADGIYDKMNGIGAHEVIIETQKHNEQLADLPEERFQDVLWAYRDRIIDLKKDTRFRYILIFKNHGLGAGASLDHSHSQLIALPIIPKSVAEELLGSKNYYEYKERCIYCDIVSQEIDEQTRVVSENEDFIAMCPYAPRFPFETWVLPKHHRSHYEDCTRSELKNLTSLFQRTLHRLNKALDYPPYNFMLHTSPVSMTTLPYYHWHIEITPRITRVAGFERGSGFYINPTAPEVSAQFLKELGLP